The region ATCTATGACATCTGCAGTGGGAAGTAACCCCATTTCCAGTTCACTGGTAATACTTCCGTGGCACATTGTTCCTGATGGGCCGCAGAGTCCCAGACCATAGATATGTCAATTACTTAAATCATCCACCCAGAGCATGTGACAGCTGATGCTCCATCAGCCTGGGTTCCAGAAGAGAACAGCAGAGCAGAGCCCCCAGCCGATCCACAGTGAGCCTGTTCCTCAAGCAAGAAATAGACCTTTGTTTTAAGCCAGGAAGCCAAAACTAGGAAGAGCCTTGGTGACTTTTACCAGTGTTCTCCCATTCTGAGCAGGTATAATTGTTTTGAGCCAAGAGaacatatgcatttaaaaattttttcatgtgatttttaaaagactttcttatttattcataggttaaaaatgagaaatgtggGAACTCATGAAAATTTGCCTTTTTCTACCATTTTTAAGTGCCAGGGCCTAAGTACACAAATACATGAGTGACATGACCTTTCCTGTACTTGTGTCTCTCACAGTGTagtgagggagagagaagcaTAAGTAACTTTAATGCTGTTTGCATGGTTATGATGACTTACTGTGACCCgaattattgtttagttgctaagtcgtgtccagctcttttgcggccctatggactgtagcccaccagattcctctgtccatgggatttcccaggcaagaatactggagtgggttgccatttccttctccaggggattgacccagggatcgaacccagaagtctcctgtggcttctgcattgcagacagattctttaccacttagccaccagggaaaccagtgaCCTGATTATGAGAAGCAAAGGATACGGGTTGCAAGCACAGGCCAGAACCAGGCTGCCTGGGCTCAGATCCCAGCGTCTATTACTGAGTAAGCCTCTATGGTCTCTTGCTttatttcctcatccataaaaagagGAAGGCAATGGTGCCTCCTCACAGGGTTTTTGAGAGGATTCTGTGCATTTGTGGTATAAACACTTGTAGAAACACGCTTGGTACTTAGTAAGCACGGAGTAAGCATTAGTTCCTGTTGCTTCTAGAAAAAGGTTACTTAAGTGTATTGTCTCTGATGTTACATTGATGTCATAATTTATACTCATAATTTAAATATCATACTAAAAGATACATACAAATAACTAAAAGTTTTGAGTTGTTCTGACCTAATACATGCCAACTGAAAAGTTGATACaattcaatttttgaaaaatatggtTGGACTTTCTTccttatttaaaagttttctcaGTCAGCTCAGAATGCtacaacaaaataccacagactgaatggcttaaacaacagaagtatGTTCCTCAAAGTTCTGGAAGTCGGGAAGTCCGAGGTCAGGGTGCTGGtggatttggtgtctggtgaaaACTTTCCCAGGTTTGCAGCAGGTCAATTTATTACTGTGTCCTCACACTGGGGTTGGGGGAGACCTCTCCaagtctctattttttttttttaactttattaacacaagccttttttttttttttttttcttttgccacacTGCAAGtcacatgggatcttaattccctgactagggatccaacctgtgccttctgcattggaagacagagtcttaaccgctggaccgctagggaagtcccctccgAGTCTCTTCTTACAAGGGCCCTAATCCCACTATGACCTAACCTCCTAAAggcctaataccatcacactggggatcaGGGATTCCATATATGACTTTTGAAGGAACGCAGACGTTCAGTCCACAGCAGTATTGTAGGTGCACTTTGCCTTAAAACAGGAAGCCACAGTTATGCTAGCCAGAACCAACATTTAGTCCTCAACCAGGGACAACTGCGTGGCCCAGCTGACACAGCCACAGGGACTTCTGGCCTCTGTCCCTTCTGGCTTTAGACAAAGCCGGTGTTCTCCTCTTTTGACTCCCAGGCTTTCTTTCCTCATTAGGGTGTCTAAGGCCCTTGTGCATCTCTTGAATTGTAACATACCCACCTGTGGCTATCTGGCCAGATCACTCTGCAGAACTGACCCCCTTTCCCCAAAGCTCTGGGCCTTCAGTGGGCCTCTGTCAGCTGTTTTTTTATGTTAATTCTCAGATTCAgtcattcttatttcatttttaaaaagtgatctgTTACCAAATTTCTCTAATGAGCTAAATCTGATGCCTAATTTTAGGAGGGGCCTCAGGCTTCCTAAGTTACTTGCTCCCCACCCTCTGCTCTGGGAAGGTAGAAGCCTGCTTGTTTGCCATCGTGTCTTGTGCCAGACCGTCTCCTCTGCTGAACTCCCCTAGTAGGCAAACCTGGCAGGACAAGGCCTCACTGAGGTCTTCAAGCAAATGATCTAACAATTTTAAAACCTTGGTGTTGAGTGCAAACTAGAGGCCAGCACTGTACTGAGTCATTCAGTCTTCACAATAGCGCTGTGAAATAGGGCTACAGTTTTCtgaatttcacagatgaaaatagCAAAGAGCAAACCCATTTGGCCCATCACCAAACCTAAGGGCTAATAATCATGATCAAAAATTGCTTCCATTTATTGTGTACATATTACATGCCAGGTGCACTGGTAATGCTTTGTAGGAGTTGCTGCATGTAACCCTTGATCTGATCCTTTGAGGTAGGTTCTAGTATTATCTTCACTTTTTAGGGGTCATGTGCCAcacagcttacaggatcttagttccctgaccagggactgatctGGTAGCCCCGGCAATGGAAGCACACAGCCCTAACAattggactaccagagaagtccctatcttcactttttagaagagaaaatggGTAGGGAGAGGTCAGACCAGCATGGTCACGTCATACAAGTTGTAAATGGCAGACTAGGCTTAAATAAGAAAAACCAGAAAACTGGTCAAGTAGTGAAGAATGGACTTTGTTGTGAAGATATTTCTTGGGCTAGTGATGTTTTTGAAGgatgaattgaattgaattgaagttgctcagtcgtgtccaactctttgcaaccccatgggctgtagcctatcaggctcctccgtccatgggattctccaggcaagagtactggagtaggttgccatttccttctccaggggatcttcccgaccccgggatcgaacccaggtctcccgcattccaggcagacgctttaacctctgagccaccagggaagcccatggtaatTTCTGGAACCAAGGAGACACCTGTGATCCTGTGTATAAAGCCAGTCTATAACAAGTTGACAGTCTTGTCTGTCCTCGTCTCCAGGCACAGACAACCGGCCAGACAACCTTGCCATTCCAAGGACTGgaatgggctgggctgggctgggatgCCAGCAACTCAACGGCACCGGTCCATCAAAGCCACTGAGTTCTTGCCATGATCAAAGCCGGCCGCCCCAAACCTAGTACTCAGAGGCAGGAAACTCCTATCTGTGAATCACCTGCTGGCCGTCCAAGCTTGAGGAGGAGTCCCTAAAGAACAGGAGGCATGTGATGGGATCTTAGCTTGATGATTTCTATCTGATTGTACATCAATTTGGTGGGGGGAGACTCTGAAAAACAAGTACGTCTCTCCACAGGTGAGGACCTGTGGTGGCCATATACACTCCCCTCCCTGTTCACTGGAATACGAATTGAGTTCTGAGGGAAGGATTCACCTGAGAAAAGACAGGGGGGACAGGGATGGACTCTGAATATTCCATTCTTTATGGCCTTTTCATATTAAGGAAGAATGCGATTAACAGAGTTCGAAAATTACATGGTATTCCATCaggtaaatctttaaaaattctcattgtttaaagaattaaaaagcaCATCTCTCAAGCCAGAGCAAGGCTATTACCCATGTGCCACGTGGAGCAAGGCTATTACCCATGTGGTCTGGGCAGGAGTTCTATATCATTCAAAGCAAAGGGAGAATTTTCTTATTGTAATTTAGAAACAGTTCTCCCCTGAGagaccaaggggtcacaaaaattAGAATAATGTAACTAGAAAGCCTCTCAATGATGCTTTTCCCAGTTGGAGGATGCTATTATGTATTTGGCTAATGCACAGTGTGTTACTGAGCTGTGGTTAATagggaaaaacatttttatgtgttttagAGTCAGATGTTgcacaaaaataataaagtatatacTCACAGGCTGTAACTTCACTCAAACGGCCTCAGAATTAAAGTCTATCAGGCTTACGAGGCTTCCTTTAAAATATGAGGttaaaggacttccctagtggtccagtggttaagaatctgcctgccaatgcatgggacatgggttcgatccctgggtctggaaaaatTCAGATTACACGCCACACAGGAACTAAACCCACTctccccaactactgagcccgtgctctagagcctgtgatccacaacaggagaagccacggcaaggagaagcctgtgtaccgcagctagagggtagcccctggccacttgctgcaactagagaaaactcaCACGCAGAaaccaagacccagcagagccaataaataaataataaaattcttagagatgttacaaaaataaaatatgggaTTAAAGGAACTAGTAAGTGGGCAAGGATATCGTGGCATTCTTTCTAAGGTGATTGTTTTCAAATTTCACCAGTTTTCAGTTTTCCCACAATGTGTATTTTAGCATTCAAAGCATTCCAATCACATTAGAAAAAcagaattactttttcttttaattcattcattttatttttagaacaaCATAAGATATATCTCAAATCCACTTGGCAATAAATATCTtaataaatataacataaataaatataaattagttCACATGCTTTCAtgaacataaaattatataaataaatactttaaaataaattatgtttgAGTGTTTGTTTCTACAAACACTTTGGTACTAAAATAGCTTATAATTCCTTCTcttttaaagggagaaaaaaggaaacacgTTCTGTGAGGACATTTTCCCTCATCAATTTGCTCATGAAAACTTATGAAAATAACTTATGCCTAGTAAATACGAAATAGACTTGATCAAAAGAATCATGTGGATAGAACAGTCACATTCTGCAAGTCTGGAGAGATGACTCATGGAAACAAGCATGAGAATTCTGTCCAGCTTCAGTAGGGACAGGTCtagccaccccctccccagttcTTAACCCATGCCCTATTACAATCTCTTTGGTtccaatttttctaaaaaatgattTGAAGGTTAGGAGAGACCTCAGCATTCTAGGAAGAACTCAGATAGCTCATCATTCTGTCGATGGTCACCGCACGAATTCTGAAGGCGTGAAGAAGGATGCAGAGCTTGACTTTTGTCTTATAAAAATCCAGTTCTTCCAGGGAGGGTTTCTGTGGCACAGTCTCACTGTCGAAATTCAGGGCCTAGGAGAATAAATATTGAGCATGTCATAGACGGTATTCCAAAATTAAAACGTTCATCTGTAAAAACGGGTGAAGCCAATACACGTCTCAGAGCCTGCAACCCACTCCCTCATCCCTTCTCCTAAACCCAATGCGAATCCACTCCCAGCCAGATGGGCAGGCAGAACCTGAGAGAAGAAGTGCTCATTATCCAAGCACATGGATCTTCAGTGAgctctgaaaagaccctgaaagcTATTTAGAAAATCATCAGTGGGAGTTGCATTTTAGAAAGGAACAATTCTGTTAAGAGACATCTGCTGTGATATCCAATTAATTTTTGTACGTTACATTAAGAAGCTATGTCCTTTTCAGAACAGGGAGGTGATGGATTGCTACTGATCAGAAACTGTCTGTCAGTATCAGACCTGCTGACTACAGATACTCAGTCgtctgaaataaataaatctggCACTGGGTCTCCCAGTTTGAGCCCTTTAATTTGATAACACAATGCAAGACCATGTGTgcgcagttgctcagttgtgtccgactctttgtgaccccatggactctagcccatcaggcgcctctgtccatgggactatccaggcaagaatactggagtgggtagctatttcctctgccaggggatcttcctgactcagggatagatcttgggtctcctgcattggcagtcaggttcttactgctgagccacttgggaagcccatatatttgcACAACGTTCAGCACTTTTGCTTGTACTTCCTCACAAAAAGTCTAAAAGAAATGTAGAGTGGGTCAtcaccccatttcacagaggaagaaactgaggcacagaggtgcAGAATGTCTGGGCATAGTTGTCTGATTACTGGTGGAACTGACTCCATTCTTGGTCCCTGAAAATAAAATGTCGTCTACAGCTGTCTAGATGGTAACATTCTTTGATACTTGCATGATGTTCACTGCTTTTCAAACAAGTAAtttggcaccaaaaaaaaaaaaaaaaagaaaaaagaatgaatgacataaaaataaatttcttttcagaTAATCATTCTTGACGCTGTATTTATCCCATGCTCTGGTCACCACAGCAGCACCCTGCTCTTTCTTAAGTGGTTATTTCTATGTTTCATATTAGCATCATGTGTTCTGGTTATTCAGGAAATTACAAAGCAAGTTCTTGTCTCTGAGTAACACTGTGGACGTCCCCAgggcatttctttctttcatccacATTTTGGTTCCGGATGGGTCCTATCCAGGCACTAGACTAGTATGTCTTTACTAACAGTATTTGCAGATGTGCATGCTGGCCCCTGTCAGGTACATCGCAGAGGTTTTAGAGATGTGTGAGAAGATGAGTGGAGTGGAATCCTTTTTTGGAGGTTTAAATACTACCTCTGCCATTTCCAAGCCGTGTGACCTCGGACAAGCGAATAACCCTCTAAGCATGGGATTCTTCCTTTCCACAGACCCCATGTGGTTGCCGTGGGGACAGCACACATATGAACATCTTTGCCCAGAGCCTGGGGCACATCGCATGATCAACAAGCAGGAGGCTGCTTTCCTTCATGTGATCGGCTCATGTTGCCCTCTCACTAGAGGGCGCCCTCAAGACTGTCTCCCCTACTATGTAACTGGCTTTGAAGGGGGCATTTCAGGCCTCCCTCAATCCAGGAAGGGCTGACAGTGGAGCCTTTCATCAGGGACCCTGGCTGGCTGTCTTAGCATGAAGGACGGGAGGTCTTACCTGCATTAGCTCAGCAATAGCTGCCAGCATGTTCTGGTCTAGAAAGACTTGCCTCTTAGGATCCATCAGAAGCTTTGCATTCATGGCCTGGAACTCCATGTGATACATCTTCAAGTCCTTGTAGATACTTCTAAGGCACAGGGTCTGGGTGATACAATGAAGTGGGGAAGGAACCATTGAGATGGGCTAAAAACATCCCCACCTACCCCAACGTTGCATTTGAAGAAAGAATCTTGTGTCTTACTGTCATAAAAGAGGTCTTTCCAGAAGACAGACAATGCccattctagaagaaaaaaataatgagatatcAATGATATGAATTCATAATATGAGCTGAAACTTTCAATTTTCTGACTTACAGTTATTAAAGAGGTCTCTCTGGAAGCCAGGCAACTCTCATtctagagcaaaaaaaaaaaaaaaaaaatcacacatcaaAAAGAtactaatttttaatataaatttttttgacTTCTCAAATATATCAAATTTTTTCACTGTGGTAAAAAACTCACATAACTATTTATCAtcttaactattttaaagtgtatagttcagtagtGTTATGTATATTTCACACTGTTGTAAAAAACCacatatttttacacattttgTTTCAAGTTGAACTTCTACAGTGGCGCCTGTTGCCATCCCATGAGGACAGAGCCCAGAAGCATGCACATTTTTGGAAGAAGATGAGGTCTGATGTACAGCCCTTAACCATGTTATAAGCTTTGGGAGGAAAATCCTCTATACCGTGGCTAATTCCAGTGGTAAACAGGCCTCCACTGTGCTGGTTTTATCTTTGGTGATATCTTCATGATCAATCTCCTCAGAAGTGCAGGAGTAAAATTCTAGGGTTTGTCTGGCctgtgaaatataaaaaaaaaaaaactcagcttaTGATATTAATAAGGCACCAGGCTCCCCATAACACTGGCACCAAAGCAAGAGTTGGCTGCCTTTGACTGCCATCTCTGACCTGTAGAAAATTCAAAGTCTTCATAAGACCAAAGAAACTGGTCATTgacactctctccctctccctcctctccttttgctTACAACATGTTTCTCCGGATGATATGTTTTTCCGTTATGTAAATACTATAAATCATTTCAACAGGCTGTGCTAATCAGCCTCTACACCATGCTGGGACACTTGCTTCTGGTGAaaacagtttattttccttttgccaAAGCATCTGTGTTTTATGAATATCTTTTTCAAATATAGCTTCTAGAGGGGGATTGTTAAGGTCACCACTTGATGGATATAACAAGCATGCAACCGTGAAAACAAGTGGAGATTTCAtgtgtggtatacacacacacacacatcatcttACAAGCATGCTGAACACATTTATGAAATTTAGCTTAATAAGCCAATGATTTGTTGATTGAAGATCGAGATCATTTTTCCATTCAACAAGCCTGATATATGCTATGCTAGGTACTAAGGACTGTGAGAAAGAAGGGGACTGCATTATTCCCACCAGGATTCCCAGTTCAGCTGTGGAGACAGGCCAGTGCCCCAGTGACCAGGGGACACGCCGGCAGGTGA is a window of Ovis aries strain OAR_USU_Benz2616 breed Rambouillet chromosome 1, ARS-UI_Ramb_v3.0, whole genome shotgun sequence DNA encoding:
- the IL12A gene encoding interleukin-12 subunit alpha precursor, producing the protein MCPLRSLLLISTLVLLHHLPHLSLGRSLPTTTAGPGTSCLDYSQNLLRAVSNTLQKARQTLEFYSCTSEEIDHEDITKDKTSTVEACLPLELATNESCLASRETSLITNGHCLSSGKTSFMTTLCLRSIYKDLKMYHMEFQAMNAKLLMDPKRQVFLDQNMLAAIAELMQALNFDSETVPQKPSLEELDFYKTKVKLCILLHAFRIRAVTIDRMMSYLSSS
- the IL12A gene encoding interleukin-12 subunit alpha isoform X1 gives rise to the protein MGGDVQKRWKVEAGLLILPLDSLAGLLLISTLVLLHHLPHLSLGRSLPTTTAGPGTSCLDYSQNLLRAVSNTLQKARQTLEFYSCTSEEIDHEDITKDKTSTVEACLPLELATNESCLASRETSLITNGHCLSSGKTSFMTTLCLRSIYKDLKMYHMEFQAMNAKLLMDPKRQVFLDQNMLAAIAELMQALNFDSETVPQKPSLEELDFYKTKVKLCILLHAFRIRAVTIDRMMSYLSSS